In a single window of the Pleurodeles waltl isolate 20211129_DDA chromosome 4_2, aPleWal1.hap1.20221129, whole genome shotgun sequence genome:
- the SP7 gene encoding transcription factor Sp7 isoform X2, translating to MLTAACNKFGGSSPIQDTTTFSKTVSDTSKKPYNFSSDFCTLRNRVSDGMGESYAAVYPNGNGLLSPSSSPQASTAYSTDYSPFSHSFASSSVNQESSILASKSHTATDCLPSVYTSLDLAHSYGSWYKTGIHPGISTSSSNATASWWDMHSNSNWLNAQSQSDSLQSSVPSQMPINSQLSSYSPEFTTLSPASYPGVGITSSQHMLSQDMYKPKPVSNNSLMEGSIGIKPPRGGSYGAANGRSTCDCPNCQELERLGASAASLRKKPIHSCHIPGCGKVYGKASHLKAHLRWHTGERPFVCNWLFCGKRFTRSDELERHVRTHTREKKFTCLLCSKRFTRSDHLSKHQKTHTEADMAGKGVEGVDGAPTNASPPNGLQDSLSLSEDKASRSPEQGNLLEI from the coding sequence ATGCTGACTGCTGCTTGCAACAAGTTTGGAGGTTCTAGTCCAATTCAGGATACAACCACTTTCAGTAAAACAGTGTCTGATACATCCAAAAAGCCTTACAACTTCAGCTCTGACTTTTGTACCCTAAGGAACCGAGTCTCTGACGGGATGGGAGAATCTTATGCTGCTGTATATCCCAATGGCAATGGCCTTTTGTCACCCTCCTCCAGCCCCCAGGCTTCTACCGCCTACAGTACAGACTATAGTCCTTTTTCACACTCCTTCGCCTCATCATCTGTAAACCAAGAATCCTCCATCCTGGCCTCCAAGAGCCACACAGCCACAGATTGCCTTCCCAGCGTCTACACATCTTTGGACTTGGCACACTCCTATGGATCGTGGTACAAAACAGGCATTCACCCAGGCATATCTACCAGCTCAAGTAATGCAACTGCATCATGGTGGGACATGCATTCCAACTCCAACTGGTTGAATGCCCAGTCCCAGTCAGACAGCCTGCAATCTTCAGTACCATCACAGATGCCCATCAACTCACAACTTTCCAGCTACAGTCCAGAGTTCACAACCTTGAGCCCTGCTTCCTATCCAGGAGTTGGCATTACTTCTAGTCAGCACATGCTGTCTCAGGACATGTATAAACCCAAGCCTGTGTCCAACAACTCTCTGATGGAGGGATCCATTGGGATAAAACCTCCTCGGGGGGGCTCCTACGGTGCAGCAAATGGTAGGTCAACGTGTGATTGTCCAAACTGCCAGGAGTTGGAACGATTAGGTGCCTCAGCAGCCAGCCTCAGGAAGAAGCCCATTCATAGCTGTCACATCCCCGGTTGTGGTAAGGTATACGGCAAAGCCTCCCACTTAAAGGCTCACCTGCGGTGGCATACCGGTGAGAGGCCCTTTGTCTGCAACTGGCTGTTTTGTGGCAAGAGGTTTACCCGGTCCGACGAACTGGAGAGACATGTCCGGACGCACACCCGGGAGAAGAAGTTCACCTGCCTGTTATGCAGCAAGCGGTTTACTCGCAGCGACCACCTCAGTAAACACCAGAAGACACACACTGAGGCAGACATGGCAGGCAAGGGTGTAGAGGGGGTTGATGGGGCACCCACTAATGCCTCACCCCCTAATGGCCTTCAGGACAGTTTGTCCCTAAGTGAAGACAAGGCCTCCAGGAGCCCAGAGCAAGGAAACTTGTTGGAAATTTAA
- the SP7 gene encoding transcription factor Sp7 isoform X1 — protein sequence MASSMLEAEVRYGSSPLAMLTAACNKFGGSSPIQDTTTFSKTVSDTSKKPYNFSSDFCTLRNRVSDGMGESYAAVYPNGNGLLSPSSSPQASTAYSTDYSPFSHSFASSSVNQESSILASKSHTATDCLPSVYTSLDLAHSYGSWYKTGIHPGISTSSSNATASWWDMHSNSNWLNAQSQSDSLQSSVPSQMPINSQLSSYSPEFTTLSPASYPGVGITSSQHMLSQDMYKPKPVSNNSLMEGSIGIKPPRGGSYGAANGRSTCDCPNCQELERLGASAASLRKKPIHSCHIPGCGKVYGKASHLKAHLRWHTGERPFVCNWLFCGKRFTRSDELERHVRTHTREKKFTCLLCSKRFTRSDHLSKHQKTHTEADMAGKGVEGVDGAPTNASPPNGLQDSLSLSEDKASRSPEQGNLLEI from the coding sequence AAGTTAGGTATGGTTCCAGCCCGCTTGCTATGCTGACTGCTGCTTGCAACAAGTTTGGAGGTTCTAGTCCAATTCAGGATACAACCACTTTCAGTAAAACAGTGTCTGATACATCCAAAAAGCCTTACAACTTCAGCTCTGACTTTTGTACCCTAAGGAACCGAGTCTCTGACGGGATGGGAGAATCTTATGCTGCTGTATATCCCAATGGCAATGGCCTTTTGTCACCCTCCTCCAGCCCCCAGGCTTCTACCGCCTACAGTACAGACTATAGTCCTTTTTCACACTCCTTCGCCTCATCATCTGTAAACCAAGAATCCTCCATCCTGGCCTCCAAGAGCCACACAGCCACAGATTGCCTTCCCAGCGTCTACACATCTTTGGACTTGGCACACTCCTATGGATCGTGGTACAAAACAGGCATTCACCCAGGCATATCTACCAGCTCAAGTAATGCAACTGCATCATGGTGGGACATGCATTCCAACTCCAACTGGTTGAATGCCCAGTCCCAGTCAGACAGCCTGCAATCTTCAGTACCATCACAGATGCCCATCAACTCACAACTTTCCAGCTACAGTCCAGAGTTCACAACCTTGAGCCCTGCTTCCTATCCAGGAGTTGGCATTACTTCTAGTCAGCACATGCTGTCTCAGGACATGTATAAACCCAAGCCTGTGTCCAACAACTCTCTGATGGAGGGATCCATTGGGATAAAACCTCCTCGGGGGGGCTCCTACGGTGCAGCAAATGGTAGGTCAACGTGTGATTGTCCAAACTGCCAGGAGTTGGAACGATTAGGTGCCTCAGCAGCCAGCCTCAGGAAGAAGCCCATTCATAGCTGTCACATCCCCGGTTGTGGTAAGGTATACGGCAAAGCCTCCCACTTAAAGGCTCACCTGCGGTGGCATACCGGTGAGAGGCCCTTTGTCTGCAACTGGCTGTTTTGTGGCAAGAGGTTTACCCGGTCCGACGAACTGGAGAGACATGTCCGGACGCACACCCGGGAGAAGAAGTTCACCTGCCTGTTATGCAGCAAGCGGTTTACTCGCAGCGACCACCTCAGTAAACACCAGAAGACACACACTGAGGCAGACATGGCAGGCAAGGGTGTAGAGGGGGTTGATGGGGCACCCACTAATGCCTCACCCCCTAATGGCCTTCAGGACAGTTTGTCCCTAAGTGAAGACAAGGCCTCCAGGAGCCCAGAGCAAGGAAACTTGTTGGAAATTTAA